In Ruminiclostridium papyrosolvens DSM 2782, the following proteins share a genomic window:
- a CDS encoding matrixin family metalloprotease, protein MKERSSKMISFAVVLAIILSTTGNTFSYMRLGKGKISGGAKGLLYYIDSSASEYSDSINYGIQYWNNKVSTVSVARTDEQSYSRCDVYWGSYFPSNSGVIAQTYLKLNNIDASYDTDWYWCEIKLNSQVFKYYADKTQTGLSYFDRIGTACHEYGHFLGLWHVSDKTAIMSQLGDGRTAGSPSADDIAGIKAIYGS, encoded by the coding sequence ATGAAGGAACGGAGCAGTAAAATGATTTCTTTTGCAGTAGTATTGGCAATTATATTATCGACAACAGGTAATACATTCTCATATATGCGATTGGGTAAAGGTAAAATAAGTGGTGGAGCGAAAGGCCTCTTATATTACATAGATAGCTCTGCAAGTGAATATTCAGATTCAATTAATTATGGTATTCAGTATTGGAATAACAAGGTAAGCACCGTATCAGTGGCAAGGACTGACGAACAATCTTATTCAAGGTGTGACGTTTATTGGGGGAGTTATTTTCCTTCTAATTCAGGTGTTATTGCACAAACATATTTAAAATTAAACAATATCGATGCTAGTTATGATACTGACTGGTACTGGTGTGAAATTAAACTAAATAGTCAGGTTTTTAAATACTATGCTGATAAAACACAGACTGGTTTGTCCTATTTCGATAGAATAGGCACTGCGTGTCACGAGTATGGTCACTTTTTAGGGCTTTGGCATGTTTCTGATAAAACTGCAATTATGTCTCAATTAGGGGATGGCCGCACGGCAGGGAGTCCATCCGCTGATGACATCGCAGGAATAAAAGCAATCTATGGATCATAA
- a CDS encoding restriction endonuclease subunit S, translating into MIGRGELEGRYDTVFYRPEIVAFIDRLNHGKYPVYTVRDISLKVVDGPFGTQLKVEDYRSEGIPVIRVSDVKTGEIPDEGLVRISPDKQRELKRSRVLPGDVILTKAGAILGYSAVFPERLVEGNITSHSVTIRCKNNINPSYLKHILKSTIGNKQIYRWGNKSTRPELNTGEVKRILIPVPDLDIQNEIVALMDSAHVSRKSKENDAQQLLASIDNYVLSQLGIQLPQPKENTLAERTFFTPFKKVTGSRFDPKKYSKFYQDLFAAVESCALDKAELRVLITHQASGDWGLDTKEVTNPNDYTECTVIRATEFDNQYNLNLRNDRIKLRCINNRKLGRMDVQKGDLLIEKSGGSDDQPVGRIGIIDTDILGVGNIAYSNFVHKIRIRDDVDSRYIFQFLKTMHNNKLTDAMQSQTNGIRNLIMSEYLHQLIPLPLRSKQEEIAEHVADIRARAKSLQLEAAQEIEEAKAKVERMILGE; encoded by the coding sequence ATGATTGGTCGGGGCGAATTGGAAGGGCGATATGACACTGTATTTTATAGACCAGAAATTGTAGCATTCATCGATAGACTTAATCATGGGAAGTATCCTGTATATACAGTAAGAGATATAAGTCTTAAAGTAGTTGATGGACCATTTGGCACTCAACTCAAGGTTGAAGACTACAGAAGTGAAGGTATTCCAGTTATAAGAGTATCAGACGTGAAAACTGGTGAAATACCAGATGAAGGGCTTGTTAGAATATCTCCTGATAAGCAAAGAGAACTGAAAAGAAGTAGAGTTCTTCCGGGGGATGTAATCCTTACCAAAGCAGGAGCCATTTTGGGCTATTCAGCAGTATTTCCAGAAAGACTGGTAGAAGGTAATATCACTTCACATTCTGTAACAATTAGGTGTAAGAATAACATTAATCCAAGCTATTTGAAGCACATACTAAAATCGACAATCGGGAATAAACAGATATACCGTTGGGGTAATAAGTCTACAAGACCAGAATTAAATACTGGTGAAGTTAAGAGGATACTTATTCCGGTTCCAGACCTAGATATTCAGAATGAAATCGTTGCATTAATGGATAGCGCTCATGTTAGTAGAAAATCTAAGGAAAATGATGCACAACAACTTCTGGCGAGTATCGACAACTATGTTTTGTCACAATTAGGTATCCAATTACCTCAACCTAAAGAAAATACGTTGGCAGAAAGAACTTTCTTCACTCCTTTTAAGAAAGTTACAGGAAGCAGGTTTGACCCTAAGAAATATTCAAAGTTCTATCAGGATTTATTTGCTGCTGTTGAATCCTGCGCTTTGGACAAAGCTGAATTAAGGGTACTTATTACACATCAGGCAAGTGGAGACTGGGGTCTTGATACAAAAGAAGTTACTAATCCTAATGACTATACAGAATGTACTGTGATAAGAGCTACTGAATTCGACAACCAATATAACCTAAATCTAAGAAATGATAGAATAAAACTTAGGTGTATAAATAATCGCAAGTTAGGGCGTATGGACGTACAAAAAGGAGACTTGCTTATAGAGAAGTCTGGAGGTAGTGATGACCAGCCAGTTGGAAGAATAGGTATAATTGATACAGATATTCTGGGGGTCGGCAACATAGCATATAGTAATTTTGTTCATAAAATCCGTATTCGGGATGACGTTGACAGTAGATACATATTTCAGTTCTTGAAAACCATGCATAATAATAAGTTGACTGATGCCATGCAGAGCCAGACAAATGGTATTCGTAACCTCATTATGAGTGAATACTTGCACCAGCTCATTCCTCTTCCATTGAGAAGTAAACAGGAAGAAATTGCTGAACACGTGGCTGACATAAGGGCAAGAGCTAAGAGCCTTCAGCTAGAAGCAGCACAGGAAATCGAGGAAGCCAAAGCTAAGGTCGAGAGAATGATACTGGGTGAATAA